The window AGCCCCGTCAATTCTGTTTTCTTCACACAGCTTTTGTATTCTGCGTTCTGAAATGCCCCATTTTTTGGCCGCCTGTTTTACAGAAATGTAGTCCAACATATGCGCCCTCCACTAGATGCTTTTATTTGATTATATACGGAAAAACGAATAAAATCAATAGAATAAATCTTAACTTTATATGTTGTGTAGCCTTTCACTTTTTCCTAAAGAGAAGTGAGGGGCATTTTTTATGCCTTCTCTTTCTCGTTCGAAAGGAGTGTGTTCGTAAATATGAAACAAGGAAACTTTTTTGTCGTACAAAATCAGATTTTCGATTTAAAAATGTCACCGATTGTTTTTTATGTGTACTGCTATCTCTGCAAATGCAGAAACAAAAAGAGCGGATGTTACCCAAGCAAGCAGACCATCGCATCAGCCTGCGGGATTGCAGTCAGTTCTGTCAGCAAAGCAATCAAACAGCTTTCCGATACAAGACTTATTATTGTTACAAAAAACTTCAGAGGCGGAAAGCAAATCAATAATTCCTATGAGATTACCGGTTTATCTGCCTGCCAGTCGGATGCCCCCATAGGTCATGGTGGTCTATGCCCCGTCTTGCAAACGGATAGGAGTAAACAAGAAGAATAATAACTTCCCAATAACAACAATCTTTATCAACAGAGAAAGAAAATATATAGGGGTATATCTGTAAAAACAGCAGGGTTGAAAATGGTGCAGGTTAAAGGAGTTATGCTGCTTAGGCAGCATAACTCCCGGAAACGCCCACCGGCAAAGCCGTTGGGGGATTTGAAAGTGACATAACTTTTTGTCCGGTACCGCAAATTGTTATGTCAGATTTTTAAGAAATGGCGGTAATCAGCCACTTTTGTTCCTCTGTTTTTGTATACCGCTATGAAAGGAGCACATTATGCCATTTTTATGTAAGGGAGATTTCAGTGTGCATTCCAAAACAATTAATGGAGTTCAATATGTTACCTTCAGCTTTTTTGAGGGAGAAAATACGATTTTTGATAAGGTCGGAAACCTTATTACGCATTCCTGTGAAGCAACCGAAGAGGTCAAGATTACGTCCGAATCTTTAGTGGATAATGGTATAGCTATCAAAGAGGATTGATGGTATCCTGTCGTGCTAAAGGATGTGCGACTATGGCACAGACAAGCACAGGCTGATATGGACACTCACGAATTCACCTTGCCGGTAAATCCTGAGCAAGGCTACAGGGATAAAAAATAAAGCCGAACCTTCGCTA of the uncultured Caproiciproducens sp. genome contains:
- a CDS encoding DNA-binding protein; protein product: MDYISVKQAAKKWGISERRIQKLCEENRIDGAIRFAHAWAIPKDTPKPTDGRLKENIRKI
- a CDS encoding helix-turn-helix domain-containing protein, whose protein sequence is MKQGNFFVVQNQIFDLKMSPIVFYVYCYLCKCRNKKSGCYPSKQTIASACGIAVSSVSKAIKQLSDTRLIIVTKNFRGGKQINNSYEITGLSACQSDAPIGHGGLCPVLQTDRSKQEE